A region of Thermodesulfobacteriota bacterium DNA encodes the following proteins:
- a CDS encoding zinc ribbon domain-containing protein: MPVYEYEHIEKPCHLGKVFEIKQSIKDKPLRKCPECNGPIKKIMSLGSISTKKSNSELRDLGFTKLVKRDDGVYENVTARNGDSRYMLRDKPETIPNLKKTITD; the protein is encoded by the coding sequence ATGCCGGTATATGAATACGAACATATAGAAAAGCCCTGTCATCTAGGTAAAGTTTTTGAAATAAAACAGTCCATTAAAGATAAACCATTGCGCAAATGCCCTGAATGTAACGGACCGATAAAAAAAATCATGTCTCTGGGAAGTATCAGCACCAAAAAAAGCAACAGTGAACTGCGTGATCTTGGTTTTACCAAGCTGGTGAAGAGAGATGATGGGGTTTATGAGAATGTGACCGCCCGAAATGGGGACAGCCGTTACATGCTTCGCGACAAACCCGAAACAATTCCAAACCTTAAAAAGACCATAACCGATTAA